A single window of Mycobacterium sp. ITM-2016-00318 DNA harbors:
- a CDS encoding CYTH and CHAD domain-containing protein, with protein MAASRPKTSRHTEVERKFDVVESTVSPSFEGLSAVARVERSPSQHLEAVYFDTPDHDLAARHITLRRRTGGTDAGWHLKLPAGPDTRTEVRAPLDDSVDDVVPDSLKDVVLAIVRDRPLGPVARISTERTVDVLYDAAGSPLAEFSDDSVNASAGEDENQQWREWELELAEGGSASGDLLDRLANRLMDAGATPAGHGSKLARVLARESADEKTSKRATDPIHEAVAEQVHQLVEWDRAVRADVYDSVHQMRVTTRKIRSLLQSAEGAFGISDDAWVLDELRQLAAVLGVARDAEVLAERYEKALVELPDELVRGPIRKRLVDGAKRRYRSGLRRSLIAMRSDRYFRLLDALDGLVAAEPPTAAAGDESVTVTIDSAYKRVRKAAKRASAAAHDDRDEALHRIRKGAKRIRYTAAATGADKVSYRAKNIQSLLGDHQDSVVSRTHLSQQAEAAHAAGEDTFTYGLLYAREDDLAIDARRQLDGALKKLDKSVRKAR; from the coding sequence ATGGCTGCCAGCAGGCCGAAGACGTCGCGGCACACCGAGGTCGAGCGCAAGTTCGACGTCGTCGAGTCGACCGTGTCACCGTCATTTGAGGGGCTTTCAGCGGTGGCACGCGTCGAGCGGTCACCGTCGCAGCATCTGGAGGCCGTCTACTTCGACACCCCCGACCACGATCTGGCCGCCCGCCACATCACGCTGCGCAGGCGTACCGGCGGAACCGACGCCGGTTGGCACCTCAAACTGCCCGCCGGACCGGACACCCGAACCGAGGTCCGGGCCCCGCTGGATGACAGCGTCGACGATGTCGTGCCGGACAGCCTCAAGGACGTTGTGCTGGCCATCGTCCGCGACCGCCCGCTGGGACCGGTGGCGCGGATCTCCACCGAGCGCACAGTCGACGTCCTCTATGACGCCGCGGGCTCGCCGCTAGCCGAGTTCAGCGACGACAGTGTGAACGCGTCAGCCGGTGAGGACGAGAACCAGCAGTGGCGCGAGTGGGAGTTGGAACTGGCCGAGGGCGGGTCGGCGTCCGGCGACCTGCTCGACAGGCTGGCCAATCGCCTGATGGACGCGGGCGCGACACCGGCAGGGCACGGATCAAAGCTGGCCCGGGTGCTCGCGCGCGAGTCGGCCGACGAGAAGACGTCGAAGCGGGCCACCGATCCCATCCACGAGGCGGTCGCCGAACAGGTCCACCAACTCGTCGAGTGGGACCGCGCGGTACGGGCGGACGTCTACGACTCCGTGCACCAGATGCGGGTGACGACGCGGAAGATCCGCAGCCTGTTGCAGTCCGCCGAAGGCGCCTTCGGGATCTCCGACGACGCGTGGGTTCTCGACGAACTGCGTCAGCTCGCAGCCGTGCTCGGCGTCGCACGCGACGCCGAGGTATTGGCGGAGCGTTACGAGAAGGCACTCGTTGAGCTACCCGACGAGCTGGTCCGCGGCCCCATCCGCAAGCGGCTGGTGGACGGCGCCAAACGGCGATACCGGTCGGGTCTGCGGCGGTCGCTGATCGCAATGCGGTCGGATCGCTATTTCCGTCTGCTCGACGCACTCGACGGTCTGGTCGCCGCGGAGCCGCCGACCGCCGCCGCGGGCGACGAATCGGTGACGGTCACGATCGACTCCGCTTACAAGCGCGTGCGCAAAGCCGCGAAGCGCGCCTCCGCTGCCGCCCATGACGACCGTGACGAGGCTCTGCATCGAATCCGCAAGGGCGCCAAACGGATTCGCTACACCGCGGCGGCGACGGGCGCCGACAAGGTGTCCTATCGCGCCAAGAACATTCAGAGCCTGCTCGGTGACCATCAGGACAGCGTCGTCAGCCGCACGCATCTGAGCCAGCAGGCCGAAGCCGCTCATGCGGCCGGTGAGGACACATTCACCTACGGCCTGCTGTACGCGCGCGAGGACGACTTGGCGATCGATGCGCGCCGACAGCTCGACGGTGCACTGAAGAAGCTCGACAAGTCGGTGCGCAAAGCCCGTTAA
- a CDS encoding bifunctional RNase H/acid phosphatase produces the protein MKVIVEADGGSRGNPGPAGYGSVVWTADHETVLAESKQAIGFATNNVAEYRGLIAGLEEAVKVGATEVDVRMDSKLVVEQMSGRWQVKHPDLRVLMAQAKSVAAKFGRIEYAWIPRAENSHADRLANEAMDAAAELEKPDSGESEKPAVSSPGWTGARGEPTRFLLLRHGQTQLSAQRKYSGRGNPALTEVGEAQAEAAAEYLGKRGGVDAVITSPLQRAYDTAAKAAKALGLDVTVDADLIETDFGTWEGLTFSEAAEQDAELHRKWLRDTSITPPGGESFDSVAERVQRVRGRIISEHAGETVLVVSHVTPIKTLLRLALDAGPGILYRLHLDLASLSIAEFYPDGASSVRLVNDTSYL, from the coding sequence GTGAAGGTCATCGTCGAGGCCGACGGTGGTTCCCGTGGCAATCCGGGGCCTGCCGGGTACGGCTCGGTGGTGTGGACCGCCGATCACGAGACGGTGCTGGCGGAGAGCAAGCAGGCGATCGGGTTCGCAACCAACAACGTCGCCGAATACCGCGGGTTGATCGCGGGCCTGGAGGAAGCCGTCAAGGTGGGTGCCACCGAGGTGGACGTTCGGATGGACTCGAAGCTGGTGGTGGAGCAAATGTCCGGCCGCTGGCAGGTCAAGCATCCGGACCTGAGGGTGTTGATGGCGCAGGCGAAGTCGGTGGCGGCGAAATTCGGCCGTATCGAATACGCGTGGATTCCGCGAGCCGAGAACTCCCATGCCGACCGACTGGCCAACGAGGCGATGGATGCGGCGGCCGAACTGGAGAAGCCCGATTCAGGTGAGTCCGAGAAGCCCGCGGTCTCATCGCCGGGTTGGACCGGCGCCCGCGGAGAACCAACCCGATTCCTGCTGTTGCGGCACGGCCAGACCCAATTGTCGGCGCAGCGAAAGTATTCCGGCCGGGGCAATCCTGCGCTGACCGAGGTCGGTGAGGCGCAGGCCGAGGCTGCCGCGGAGTACCTCGGCAAGCGAGGCGGGGTCGACGCGGTCATCACGTCGCCGCTGCAGCGCGCCTACGATACGGCGGCGAAGGCGGCCAAGGCATTGGGCCTCGACGTCACCGTCGACGCCGACCTGATTGAAACTGATTTCGGGACATGGGAGGGCTTGACCTTCTCCGAAGCCGCCGAACAGGATGCCGAGTTGCACCGGAAGTGGTTGCGCGACACCAGCATCACCCCGCCGGGCGGGGAGAGCTTCGACAGTGTGGCCGAGCGGGTGCAGCGCGTGCGCGGCAGGATCATCTCGGAGCATGCGGGTGAGACGGTGCTGGTGGTGTCGCACGTGACACCGATCAAGACGCTGCTGCGGCTCGCGCTGGACGCGGGACCGGGGATCCTCTACCGGCTGCACCTCGACCTTGCGTCGCTGTCGATCGCCGAATTCTATCCCGACGGTGCGTCTTCCGTTCGGCTGGTGAACGACACGTCGTACCTGTAG
- a CDS encoding dihydrofolate reductase family protein — translation MGTLIYGFTVSVDGYIADAQGSIDWSDPSEELHQYWNDFERETVLSFYGRRLYELMSAYWPTADKTPDATPLIVDFAHIWRDMPKVVFSRTLESVDWNSRLERGDPVEVITKLKAETDGRLEVAGATLAAPIVQAGLVDEYRIVVAPTAVGGGTPFFPTLPSWISLRLLENRTFPGGTVLLRYEAKHD, via the coding sequence ATGGGCACACTCATCTATGGCTTCACCGTGTCGGTGGACGGGTACATCGCCGACGCACAAGGCAGCATCGACTGGTCCGATCCGAGCGAAGAACTGCACCAGTACTGGAACGACTTCGAGCGGGAAACCGTCCTATCGTTCTACGGGCGGCGGCTCTACGAACTGATGTCCGCGTACTGGCCGACCGCCGACAAGACGCCGGACGCCACGCCTTTGATCGTCGACTTCGCGCACATCTGGCGCGACATGCCCAAGGTCGTTTTCTCGCGCACCCTGGAGTCCGTCGACTGGAACTCCCGCCTGGAACGCGGCGACCCAGTCGAGGTGATAACGAAGCTGAAAGCCGAAACCGACGGCAGGCTGGAGGTGGCCGGCGCGACGCTGGCCGCACCGATCGTGCAGGCCGGGCTGGTGGACGAATACCGCATCGTGGTCGCGCCCACCGCCGTGGGCGGCGGCACCCCGTTCTTCCCGACCCTGCCGTCATGGATCTCGCTGCGACTGTTGGAGAACCGGACCTTCCCGGGCGGCACGGTCCTGCTGCGCTACGAGGCGAAACACGACTGA
- a CDS encoding isoprenylcysteine carboxylmethyltransferase family protein: MRTSAAALGSAAFFVVAPGTFVGLGPWLITHWAIPGSSPPLRVVLGVAFIVLGLIPPVHAFVQFAKAGGTPMPLAPTEHLVVTGFNRFVRNPMYVGLLTAILGQALLFDSLWLLVYAVIGWIATASFVRWYEEPTLVRTYGEQYEEYRRNVPAWTPRLTPWKPSS, encoded by the coding sequence GTGCGAACCTCCGCCGCCGCGTTGGGCTCTGCGGCATTCTTCGTCGTCGCGCCGGGAACTTTTGTCGGGCTGGGCCCGTGGCTGATCACCCATTGGGCGATACCCGGGTCCAGCCCGCCGCTTCGGGTGGTCCTCGGCGTCGCGTTCATCGTGCTCGGCCTCATCCCGCCGGTGCACGCCTTCGTTCAGTTCGCGAAGGCAGGCGGAACACCGATGCCACTGGCGCCGACCGAGCATCTGGTGGTCACGGGTTTCAACCGTTTCGTCCGCAACCCGATGTACGTCGGCCTGCTCACCGCAATCCTCGGTCAGGCACTGCTTTTCGACAGCTTGTGGCTTCTCGTCTACGCGGTGATCGGATGGATCGCCACCGCATCGTTCGTCAGGTGGTACGAAGAACCCACTCTGGTGAGGACTTACGGCGAACAGTACGAGGAGTACCGCCGCAACGTACCTGCGTGGACGCCGCGGCTCACCCCCTGGAAGCCGTCGTCTTAG
- a CDS encoding enoyl-CoA hydratase/isomerase family protein encodes MTEYQTITLEQSGPIARITLNRPDAANGMNDTMTRELADAAALCDSPATKVVVLTGSGRFFCAGGDLKSFATASTRGRHIKGVADSLHRAISTFTRMDAVLITAVNGTAAGAGFSIAVTGDLVLAAESASFTMAYTKVGLSPDGSSSYFLPRLIGIARTKELMLTNRTLSAEEASQWGLVTEVVPDDELAARADQLADQMAATAGGSNGAVKALMLSTFSSGLEEQMEFESRAIAGRAESADGREGVDAFMAKRKPEFA; translated from the coding sequence GTGACCGAATACCAGACCATCACGCTCGAGCAGTCCGGCCCGATCGCGCGGATCACCCTGAATCGTCCCGACGCCGCAAACGGAATGAACGACACGATGACTCGCGAACTCGCTGACGCGGCCGCTCTCTGCGACAGCCCGGCGACGAAGGTCGTGGTGCTGACTGGGTCTGGCCGGTTCTTCTGTGCGGGAGGCGATCTCAAGTCGTTCGCGACGGCGTCGACTCGAGGTCGGCACATCAAGGGCGTCGCCGACAGCCTGCACCGTGCGATCTCGACCTTCACCCGGATGGACGCGGTGCTGATCACCGCCGTCAACGGCACAGCCGCGGGCGCGGGTTTCTCCATCGCCGTCACCGGCGACCTCGTGCTGGCGGCCGAGTCGGCGTCGTTCACGATGGCCTACACCAAGGTCGGGCTGAGCCCCGACGGCAGCTCGTCGTACTTCCTGCCCCGGCTCATCGGGATCGCCAGGACCAAGGAACTGATGCTGACCAACAGGACACTGTCCGCCGAGGAGGCGTCACAGTGGGGACTGGTCACCGAGGTGGTGCCCGACGACGAACTCGCCGCGCGGGCCGATCAGCTCGCCGATCAAATGGCCGCCACCGCAGGCGGATCCAACGGAGCCGTCAAGGCGTTGATGTTGTCGACGTTCTCCAGCGGCCTCGAAGAGCAGATGGAGTTCGAGAGCCGCGCCATCGCCGGACGCGCCGAATCCGCGGACGGTCGCGAAGGGGTCGACGCGTTCATGGCCAAGCGCAAACCCGAGTTCGCCTGA
- the gvpO gene encoding gas vesicle protein GvpO, whose translation MTKRSPRSARVAIRKTVELAADYVTDITNCQPTQVTALQPADEGGWIVEVEVVAERRIPSSADMLELYEIELDADGEVLAHNRISRYARFERLPNSDAEQSVN comes from the coding sequence ATGACGAAACGCAGCCCGCGGTCGGCGAGGGTAGCGATACGCAAAACGGTCGAACTAGCCGCCGACTATGTCACCGACATCACGAATTGCCAACCGACACAGGTTACCGCGTTGCAACCCGCCGATGAGGGTGGCTGGATCGTCGAGGTGGAAGTTGTCGCCGAACGACGAATCCCGTCGTCGGCAGACATGCTGGAGCTGTATGAGATCGAGCTCGACGCCGACGGGGAAGTGCTGGCACATAACCGAATTAGTCGTTACGCGCGCTTCGAGCGCCTGCCCAACTCGGATGCGGAACAGAGCGTAAATTAG
- a CDS encoding bifunctional 2-polyprenyl-6-hydroxyphenol methylase/3-demethylubiquinol 3-O-methyltransferase UbiG, whose amino-acid sequence MSTHETKEHWEQHYGGRDRIWSGRVNVQFADVAGALTPGRALDLGCGEGADAVWLAERGWNVTAVDISDTALGRAREAADVRGLADRIEFRQFDLSEGFPDGTFDLISAQFLHSKIHLDRRRILINAAAALRPGGLLVIVDHGSAPPWASKLDHHHEFPSPEEVIAGMNLSDDEFDRVRVDSVERQAVGPDGQQRPWMDNVIVVRRRASA is encoded by the coding sequence ATGTCAACGCATGAGACCAAGGAGCACTGGGAGCAGCACTACGGCGGACGCGACCGGATCTGGAGCGGACGGGTCAACGTCCAATTCGCCGACGTGGCAGGCGCTCTGACGCCGGGACGAGCGCTCGACCTCGGTTGCGGAGAGGGAGCCGACGCGGTGTGGCTCGCCGAGCGGGGCTGGAACGTCACCGCGGTCGACATCTCGGACACCGCGTTGGGCCGTGCCAGGGAAGCGGCGGATGTCCGCGGCCTCGCCGACCGAATCGAGTTTCGCCAATTCGACCTGTCGGAAGGCTTTCCGGACGGCACCTTCGATCTGATCTCGGCACAGTTCCTGCATTCGAAGATTCACCTGGATCGGCGGCGGATCCTGATCAACGCCGCAGCGGCGCTGCGGCCGGGCGGTCTGCTGGTAATCGTCGACCATGGTTCGGCGCCGCCTTGGGCATCAAAGCTCGATCATCATCACGAGTTCCCCAGCCCTGAAGAGGTGATTGCCGGTATGAACTTGAGCGATGACGAATTCGACCGTGTACGTGTGGATTCCGTCGAGCGACAGGCGGTCGGTCCGGATGGGCAGCAGCGGCCGTGGATGGACAACGTCATCGTGGTGCGTCGGCGGGCATCGGCCTAG
- a CDS encoding helix-turn-helix domain-containing protein — MQANETSEDDVDLRVRRRLRDLRLERGLTLEDVARSARIDVSTLSRLESGKRRLALDHLPRLAEALSVSTDELLRAPEAADPRVRGASHTHNDITYWPLTRQSAAGGLHAFKIRIAAKRRKPPSELPVHEGQDWTYVLSGRMRLVLGERDFVIEPGEAVEFSTWTPHWFGVADGPVEAIMIFGVHGERLHLHD, encoded by the coding sequence ATGCAGGCAAACGAGACCTCCGAAGACGACGTCGACCTGCGAGTTCGCCGCCGTCTGCGTGATCTGCGCCTCGAGCGCGGCCTGACTTTGGAGGACGTCGCCCGCAGCGCACGCATCGACGTGTCCACGCTCAGCCGGCTCGAATCCGGTAAGCGCCGACTCGCTCTCGACCATCTCCCCCGCCTCGCCGAAGCGCTGTCGGTCAGCACCGACGAACTCCTGCGCGCGCCCGAGGCGGCCGATCCGCGTGTACGGGGCGCATCGCATACCCACAATGACATCACCTACTGGCCGCTGACCCGCCAGTCGGCAGCGGGTGGTCTACATGCCTTCAAGATCCGCATCGCCGCCAAGCGCCGAAAACCGCCCTCGGAGTTACCCGTCCACGAAGGGCAGGACTGGACCTATGTGCTGTCGGGCCGGATGCGGCTCGTTCTCGGCGAGCGAGACTTCGTCATCGAACCCGGCGAAGCCGTCGAATTCAGCACCTGGACACCGCATTGGTTCGGCGTCGCCGACGGGCCCGTCGAGGCGATCATGATCTTCGGTGTGCACGGCGAACGCCTCCATCTGCACGACTGA
- a CDS encoding helix-turn-helix transcriptional regulator, which produces MTQVPPARYLQRAKDLVDSRYAEPITVEDLAAAAGLSRAHFSRMFTRTFGESPRAYLQTRRLERAAALLRYTDRSVADICVMVGLQSIGSFTTSFARVYGQSPAAYRDAMPPAVTHARIPSCVLARDTRPRADSRVKTAHGEKTRLADGP; this is translated from the coding sequence ATGACGCAGGTTCCTCCGGCCCGTTATCTGCAGCGGGCCAAGGATCTGGTCGATTCGCGCTATGCCGAACCGATCACCGTGGAGGATCTGGCGGCCGCGGCGGGCCTGTCGCGGGCCCATTTCAGCCGGATGTTCACCCGCACGTTCGGGGAGTCGCCGCGGGCCTACCTGCAGACCAGGCGGTTGGAGCGGGCCGCAGCACTGCTTCGCTACACCGACCGCTCGGTGGCCGATATCTGTGTGATGGTCGGCCTGCAGAGCATCGGATCCTTCACGACCAGCTTCGCGCGTGTCTACGGCCAGTCGCCTGCGGCATATCGGGACGCCATGCCGCCCGCGGTGACACATGCGCGGATCCCGAGCTGTGTGCTCGCCCGCGACACCCGACCCCGTGCCGACAGCCGGGTCAAGACAGCACACGGGGAGAAGACGCGGCTCGCCGACGGACCGTAG
- a CDS encoding VOC family protein, with protein sequence MMTIGSAHLWVHDQEEALKFWTDKVGMEVREDVSFPEEMGPFRWLTVGPPGQDDISLVLMAVPGQPVMDEATRKQVLDLTAKGFAGTVFLITDDIEKAYKEMTERGVEFNEPPNQMPYGIDSGFRDPSGNSVRLTQLADG encoded by the coding sequence ATGATGACAATCGGCAGCGCCCACCTGTGGGTCCACGATCAAGAAGAGGCACTGAAGTTCTGGACCGACAAGGTCGGCATGGAGGTGCGTGAAGATGTGTCGTTCCCGGAAGAGATGGGCCCGTTCCGGTGGCTCACGGTCGGGCCGCCCGGACAGGACGACATCAGCCTCGTGTTGATGGCTGTGCCGGGCCAGCCCGTCATGGACGAGGCCACCCGAAAGCAGGTTCTCGACCTGACCGCGAAGGGCTTTGCGGGAACGGTGTTCCTCATCACCGACGACATCGAGAAGGCGTACAAGGAGATGACGGAGCGCGGCGTCGAGTTCAACGAGCCGCCGAACCAGATGCCGTACGGCATCGACTCCGGTTTCCGCGACCCGTCGGGCAACAGCGTGCGACTGACCCAACTGGCGGACGGCTGA
- a CDS encoding 2OG-Fe(II) oxygenase, translating to MADLWEKRVDAAAWDAVAAEISDFGGALLPQLLTKAEAKTLRGLYPDDNRFRSTIEMSRYRFGEGQYRYFARPYPEPINELKRALYPRLLPIARDWWHKLGRDIPWPDDLDDWLDMCHAAGQTKSTAILLRYKKGDWNALHRDLYGDLVFPLQVVINLSEPGVDHTGGEFLLLEQRPRAQSRGTATLLPHGHGFVFTTRERPVKSARGWSAAPVRHGVSAVRSGQRFTLGLVFHDAA from the coding sequence ATGGCTGACCTTTGGGAGAAGCGCGTCGACGCGGCCGCCTGGGACGCCGTCGCCGCTGAGATCAGCGACTTCGGCGGCGCGTTGCTCCCCCAGCTGCTCACGAAGGCGGAGGCGAAGACGCTTCGCGGACTGTATCCCGACGACAATCGGTTCCGGTCGACGATCGAGATGAGCCGCTACCGGTTCGGCGAAGGGCAGTACCGCTACTTCGCCCGGCCCTACCCTGAGCCGATCAACGAGCTGAAACGGGCGCTGTACCCGCGGCTGCTGCCCATCGCCCGGGACTGGTGGCACAAGCTGGGCCGCGACATCCCGTGGCCCGACGACCTCGACGACTGGCTCGATATGTGCCATGCGGCGGGCCAGACCAAGTCGACGGCGATCCTGCTCAGATACAAGAAGGGCGACTGGAACGCTTTGCACCGGGATCTCTACGGCGATCTAGTGTTTCCGCTGCAGGTCGTGATCAACCTGTCCGAGCCGGGTGTCGACCACACCGGCGGCGAGTTCCTTCTGCTGGAGCAGCGCCCGCGGGCGCAATCGCGTGGAACGGCGACGCTGCTGCCGCACGGCCACGGTTTCGTCTTCACCACCCGCGAACGGCCGGTGAAGTCTGCAAGGGGATGGTCGGCAGCGCCTGTCCGGCATGGTGTTTCGGCCGTGCGCTCCGGCCAGCGGTTCACGCTCGGCCTGGTGTTCCACGACGCCGCGTGA
- a CDS encoding zinc ribbon domain-containing protein: MKAEVIQQRSLLELADLDAEMSRVEHRAGHLAEQQRLEQTQAEHRDANDRLASLRLALDDLDAQIAKFESEIDAVRQREDRDRTLLEAGAINAKQLGDLQHELETLERRQTSLEDSLLEVMERREELQSRQSDELGRIDTLESELAEAQRARDDALSVIEQSRHQCASRRDELTAGLDPELVSLYERQRSRGGPGAGRLQGRRCGACRIEIDQGELARISAAADDDVLRCPECGAILLRVKDGGQ; this comes from the coding sequence ATGAAAGCCGAAGTGATTCAACAGCGTTCGCTGCTCGAACTGGCAGACCTCGACGCCGAGATGAGCCGTGTCGAACACCGGGCAGGCCATCTCGCAGAGCAGCAGCGCTTGGAGCAGACCCAGGCCGAGCACCGCGACGCCAACGACCGGCTGGCGTCGCTGCGCCTCGCGCTCGACGATCTGGACGCGCAGATCGCCAAGTTCGAGTCGGAGATCGATGCGGTCCGGCAGCGGGAGGACAGGGACCGCACGTTGCTCGAGGCGGGCGCCATCAACGCCAAGCAGCTCGGTGACCTCCAGCATGAACTCGAGACGCTGGAACGTCGTCAGACCAGCCTGGAGGATTCGTTGCTCGAGGTGATGGAGCGCCGCGAGGAACTACAGAGTCGGCAGTCCGACGAACTCGGCAGAATCGACACGCTGGAAAGCGAATTGGCTGAAGCCCAGCGTGCCCGCGATGACGCGCTGTCAGTGATCGAACAAAGCCGTCATCAGTGCGCGTCGCGCCGCGACGAACTGACGGCCGGGCTGGATCCCGAGTTGGTGTCGCTCTATGAGCGTCAGCGCTCGCGGGGGGGCCCCGGTGCGGGGCGGCTGCAGGGCCGGCGATGCGGAGCATGCCGGATCGAGATCGACCAGGGAGAACTGGCGCGCATCTCGGCGGCCGCCGACGACGACGTGCTGCGCTGCCCCGAGTGCGGAGCGATCCTGCTGCGGGTCAAAGACGGTGGCCAGTGA
- the panB gene encoding 3-methyl-2-oxobutanoate hydroxymethyltransferase: MSEQTVYGAAGSKPRTKVRTHHLQKWKSEGHKWAMLTAYDYSTARVFDDACIPVLLVGDSAANVVYGYDTTVPVTIDELIPLVRGVVRGAPHALVVADLPFGSYEAGPQQALQTATRFLKEAGAHAVKLEGGERVAEQVATLTQAGIPVIAHIGFTPQSVNGLGGFRVQGRGDAAEQTVHDAIAVQEAGAVAVVLEMVPAELATQITGKLTIPTIGIGAGPNCDAQVLVWQDMAGMTSGKTAKFVKRFGDVGTELRDAAIQYADEVASGSFPTEEHSF, translated from the coding sequence ATGTCTGAGCAAACTGTCTATGGTGCTGCCGGATCCAAGCCGCGGACCAAGGTCCGCACTCATCACCTGCAAAAATGGAAGTCAGAGGGCCACAAGTGGGCCATGCTGACCGCCTACGACTACTCCACCGCCCGCGTTTTTGATGACGCGTGCATTCCGGTACTGCTGGTCGGCGACTCCGCCGCCAACGTGGTGTACGGCTACGACACCACCGTGCCGGTGACCATCGACGAGCTGATCCCCCTGGTCCGCGGTGTCGTGCGGGGTGCGCCGCATGCGCTGGTGGTCGCCGACCTGCCGTTCGGCAGCTACGAGGCCGGTCCGCAGCAGGCGCTTCAGACCGCGACCCGCTTCCTCAAGGAGGCCGGTGCGCACGCGGTCAAGCTGGAGGGCGGCGAGCGGGTGGCCGAACAGGTCGCGACGCTGACGCAGGCCGGTATCCCGGTGATCGCCCACATCGGCTTCACACCGCAGAGCGTCAACGGTCTCGGCGGCTTCCGGGTGCAGGGTCGGGGCGACGCCGCCGAGCAGACCGTCCACGACGCCATCGCCGTCCAGGAGGCGGGCGCCGTCGCCGTCGTGCTGGAGATGGTGCCCGCGGAACTGGCCACCCAGATCACCGGCAAGCTGACGATCCCGACCATCGGCATCGGCGCCGGGCCCAACTGCGATGCGCAGGTACTTGTCTGGCAGGACATGGCGGGCATGACGAGCGGCAAGACCGCCAAGTTCGTCAAGCGGTTCGGCGATGTAGGAACCGAATTGCGCGACGCCGCAATTCAATACGCCGACGAGGTGGCCAGCGGCTCCTTCCCCACCGAGGAGCACAGCTTCTAG
- a CDS encoding methylated-DNA--[protein]-cysteine S-methyltransferase, which translates to MNTRHALVDSGLGELTLVADGDALVGLYFHHHWYKPSMKTFGPQVDAADDALLAEAQKQLDDYLAGYRPHFDLPIRTHGDDLQRRVWDRLTAIPYGATITYGELADELADRTTAQQVGAAVGSNPLSIVVPCHRVVGKHGKLTGYAGGLERKKFLLGLEEPPTSVRHGCSDG; encoded by the coding sequence ATGAACACTCGACACGCTCTGGTCGACAGCGGGCTCGGCGAACTGACCCTCGTCGCCGACGGCGACGCGCTCGTCGGTTTGTACTTTCACCATCACTGGTACAAGCCGTCCATGAAGACGTTCGGGCCGCAAGTCGACGCCGCAGACGACGCGCTGCTGGCAGAGGCACAGAAGCAACTCGATGACTACCTGGCCGGCTACCGCCCGCACTTCGATCTACCGATCAGAACACACGGTGACGACCTTCAGCGTCGCGTCTGGGACCGGCTGACAGCCATCCCCTACGGCGCGACAATCACCTACGGCGAACTCGCCGACGAGTTGGCCGATCGAACAACCGCTCAGCAGGTCGGTGCCGCCGTCGGCAGCAACCCGCTTTCGATCGTCGTTCCGTGCCACCGCGTGGTCGGAAAGCATGGCAAGCTCACCGGCTATGCGGGCGGGCTCGAACGCAAGAAGTTCCTGCTCGGCCTGGAGGAGCCGCCGACGTCCGTGCGGCACGGTTGTTCTGATGGCTGA